ATCCAAAGCCTCTTTGGCAAAGATGGCGTTTTTTAGTTTGGTTGAATCCGGATCGATATCAAAATTGTAACTGGTGTAAAAATCAGTTTTCTCCGCTTTGGCTTTAGTGAAATTAGCACGATACAAATTACAATTGTCGAACATGGCTTGCGATAAATCGGCTTCCATAAAATCCGCACTAATCAAGCTGCAATTGATAAAGGCTGTTTTCTTTAAATTCAAACCATAAAAGAGCGATAGTTCTAAATTACAATCCGTGAATGAAAATTCAAAAATAGTCTGATCCATCATGGTGAAGTTTACATGGGTGAAATTGCACGTTTGAAAATGACAATTTCGCAATCCTACGTAGTTAATCGCTGCATTTCTAAAGTTGCAGTTTTTGAAATCACAATCGATAAATACAGTCGAAAGAAAGGAACACGCACTAAAATCACAGTGGATAAATTGACAGTTTTCATACTCTCTAAACGAAATACTATTCGGTTCAAAAGTGATGTTTTCAAAGGTTTGGTCGTATATAAAATCAGGAGTCATAGGATAGGGAAATTAAAAAAAGCCTAATAAAAGCAATTAGGCTTATCAGTTATTCAATAATATGAGGTACAAATCTACTTTTATCTGTGGTAATTCGCTTATCACTTTCTCTAAAGGTAATGCCGCAAGGTTCTTGCCCGATGAGCCAACTGCCAATGATAAAATACCCTTTACCTTCATTCGGTAAATTGGCTAAGGCTTGACAGATATAACCCTCATCGCCATAATCGCCTTTCGTTGCCTCTACAATCTGATTGTTGATGTACAAGGTTACATTGGCTCCTTCGCGAGATAATAAGGGTTTCTTAACGAAGTTTTGCATGCCTTTAGGTTCATCAAAATACGATTCCAAGAGTAAAGGATGGTTCGGGTATAATTCCCATAAGATAGGCAGAATCGCCTTGTTCGATAAAATCATCTTCCAAGAAGGTTCAATCCATTGCGCTTGGGCCATATCATTAGGGATGTGTAAAGCAAATCTTTCATAGATTAGCCATTCCCACGGATATAGTTTAAAAATATCAGTAATCATCTCATCTTCCAAATCGGTAAATGTTTCACCATCCCAACCAATATCATCAATATAGATGAGTTTGGTCTCAATACCTGCTTGTATAGCACAATCGCGTAAATACTCAATATTGGTCAGATCCTCTAGCGTTTCACGCATACAAGAGAAGTGTAAAGTACTCCCTTTCATGTGGGCTTTCGCTTCTTTCCACGTTTCGATTAGTCGATCGTGTACCGAATTGAATTGGTCTCTTGAGTTGCCAAAATAAGTATTCATCCATTGCCATTGCACGACGCCCGTCTCATATAGAGAAGTCGGCGTATCAGCATTAAATTCGAGCACTTTTAGTTGTTTTTCAACCGTATCATACACAAAGTCAAAACGACCATAAATACTTAATTCATCATTTTCCCAAGAACGCTCAATGTGCTCATGGAAGAAAAGGGGAATCTGAAATTGATCATATAATTTATGGGTGATGACGTGATCTACTGCTTTGAGACACATCTCCCATAAATCCGCCGTAGCCGCATAAATTTCATCCGCAAAAGGTTCAGAGATGCTATAGTAGTACTCTTCGATCCAGTACGGGATGTTATTTTCATCTGTATGATAACCAAAACCGTTCTGTTCCAATCGATCTTGCCAATTGGATTGCGGTGTAATGTATTTTATTTGCATGTTTTACAATTAAGAAGACGCAGTATTGTCTTTGGCTGTGTTGCCAAATCCACCACGTGCAGTTTGCTTTTTATAGGCGTCAGCTTTAGAGGTATTTGTTCCGACATTGGATTGTGGAGAAATACCAGGACTAGTATAGCCCATACCTCCTCCCATCATCGGACGGAAAGCCATATACCACAATAAAGCACTCCCCATACCCATTCCACCGCCACTACTGCGTTGTTGTTGATATTGGTCCGTTACTTCTGTATAGGGTGCACTGCTGTCTGCACGCATAAAAACGCGTTGTTGTTCTTCTTTCGTTTCAGTAGGTTTAGAACAAGAAGCTAAAGTGGCTGTAATTAAAACTAAAGAAACGGCTTTACTACTTTTTTTCATATTATTCTACTGTTACGTAAATTGGAATTTTTTCTAAACTGGTTGGTTGACTATCACCCCAGTCGCTAAAGTTTTTCGCTGTGGTAATTGTGTCTGCTTTTTGTTGCACCATTTTACCATTCACCCAAATTGTTTGAGCCGTGATATGGTAGATGCTATCACCCGAAATTACGGTTTTTAACGTAACTTCTCGAGCAGATTTTTTATCTAGAGATTCTAAATTCTGTGTCGGTTGTTGTTGTGTACAAGCTGTCGCTAAAAGGGCAATAAAACTCGCTATTCCGATTGCTTTTTTCATTGGAGCAATTATTTTTAGATTGAGTAACAAAGTTTGAAAATAAAATTTGCTTATGCAATGCTTATTTTAGAAAATGAAAGTTCTTGTAAGATAGTTAATTAAATTGGGCTTCGTTGGAATTCTTTTTACTTTTGCTACAAAACGAGGAGGGTATGGATGAAATAGCTATTTTACAAATTAATGATATAACGCATAACAATTTACAAACTGATTTTTATGCGAATACCTTATCTCAACATCTCATTGATAATCACAGCCATATTGAGCGACCGCACAAGCATAATTTTTATGTAGGCGTTTTGTTTACGAAAGGAGAAGGCATTCACGAAATTGACTTTAACCGTTATGAAGTAAAACCAGGATCTGTCTTTATGTTGGCGCCTGGACAAACGCATAGTTGGGAGCTATCAGAAGATATTGAAGGGTATATCTTTTTTCATACACAGAATTTTTTGGATTTATATTTGTTGAAGGAGACCCTACGTGACTATCCCGTATTTCGTTCTGCTTTTTACCCCAATCATGTCTGCTTAAATGAATCGGATACGCAAGTATTGGCTTTTGTTTTGAATCGCATGGTGAAAGAGGTTCGACAAGAGCAGTGGAAGCGCAACCAGCAATTGGTGAGCTTAACGCTGTTGTTTTACATTGAAACCAATCGAATC
The window above is part of the Myroides odoratus DSM 2801 genome. Proteins encoded here:
- a CDS encoding pentapeptide repeat-containing protein → MTPDFIYDQTFENITFEPNSISFREYENCQFIHCDFSACSFLSTVFIDCDFKNCNFRNAAINYVGLRNCHFQTCNFTHVNFTMMDQTIFEFSFTDCNLELSLFYGLNLKKTAFINCSLISADFMEADLSQAMFDNCNLYRANFTKAKAEKTDFYTSYNFDIDPDSTKLKNAIFAKEALDGLLRKHQLIIR
- a CDS encoding glutathionylspermidine synthase family protein — protein: MQIKYITPQSNWQDRLEQNGFGYHTDENNIPYWIEEYYYSISEPFADEIYAATADLWEMCLKAVDHVITHKLYDQFQIPLFFHEHIERSWENDELSIYGRFDFVYDTVEKQLKVLEFNADTPTSLYETGVVQWQWMNTYFGNSRDQFNSVHDRLIETWKEAKAHMKGSTLHFSCMRETLEDLTNIEYLRDCAIQAGIETKLIYIDDIGWDGETFTDLEDEMITDIFKLYPWEWLIYERFALHIPNDMAQAQWIEPSWKMILSNKAILPILWELYPNHPLLLESYFDEPKGMQNFVKKPLLSREGANVTLYINNQIVEATKGDYGDEGYICQALANLPNEGKGYFIIGSWLIGQEPCGITFRESDKRITTDKSRFVPHIIE
- a CDS encoding AraC family transcriptional regulator — its product is MDEIAILQINDITHNNLQTDFYANTLSQHLIDNHSHIERPHKHNFYVGVLFTKGEGIHEIDFNRYEVKPGSVFMLAPGQTHSWELSEDIEGYIFFHTQNFLDLYLLKETLRDYPVFRSAFYPNHVCLNESDTQVLAFVLNRMVKEVRQEQWKRNQQLVSLTLLFYIETNRILLQGETFKTINNNLYATHLQLFEELIEKHFAEEKSAAVYANWMNMTQKHLNRVCKTMVNQTTTDIILDRVVLEAKRMMIYTDYPLNDIASILGYDDYSYFSKLFKKRVGETPKEFFKRYQ